A window of the Vibrio fluvialis genome harbors these coding sequences:
- a CDS encoding adenylosuccinate synthase, producing MGNNVVVLGTQWGDEGKGKIVDLLTEDAKYVVRYQGGHNAGHTLVIDGEKTVLHLIPSGILRNNVKCIIGNGVVLSPDALIKEMTGLEDRGVPVKERLFISEACPLILPYHIALDQAREAARGNKAIGTTGRGIGPAYEDKVARRGLRVGDLFDRAAFAEKLKEVMTFHNFQLEHFYKVEPVSYEDVLEQAMGYADLLTSMVIDVTDELDAARKRGDKIMFEGAQGTLLDIDHGTYPYVTSSNTTAGGVAAGSGFGPRHLGYILGIAKAYCTRVGAGPFPTELYDGKEKQDPVGKHLGTVGAEFGATTGRLRRTGWFDAVAMRRAIQINSITGFCMTKLDVLDGLEEIKICTGYQMADGSVLEVSPMAADAYENVTPIYETMPGWSEKTFGAKSIDALPQTALDYIKRIEELTGVPVDIISTGPDRNETIIKVHPFNV from the coding sequence ATGGGAAATAACGTAGTCGTTCTTGGCACCCAATGGGGTGACGAAGGTAAAGGTAAAATCGTAGACCTTTTAACTGAAGATGCAAAATACGTGGTTCGCTACCAAGGCGGTCACAACGCAGGTCACACTCTAGTAATCGACGGTGAGAAAACCGTTCTTCACTTGATTCCATCAGGTATCCTTCGCAACAACGTGAAATGCATTATCGGTAACGGTGTTGTACTTTCACCAGATGCACTAATCAAAGAAATGACTGGTCTAGAAGACCGCGGTGTTCCTGTTAAAGAGCGTCTTTTCATTTCTGAAGCTTGTCCTCTGATTCTTCCTTACCACATTGCTCTGGACCAAGCGCGTGAAGCTGCTCGTGGTAATAAAGCAATTGGTACGACTGGTCGTGGTATCGGTCCAGCTTACGAAGACAAAGTAGCACGTCGTGGTCTGCGCGTTGGCGACCTGTTTGACCGTGCCGCATTCGCTGAGAAACTAAAAGAAGTTATGACTTTCCATAACTTCCAACTAGAACACTTCTACAAAGTTGAACCTGTCAGCTACGAAGACGTGCTTGAACAAGCCATGGGTTACGCCGATCTGCTGACTTCCATGGTGATTGACGTGACTGACGAGCTGGATGCAGCACGTAAGCGCGGCGACAAGATCATGTTCGAAGGTGCACAAGGCACACTGCTGGACATCGACCACGGTACTTACCCATACGTAACTTCTTCTAACACCACGGCAGGTGGCGTTGCGGCAGGTTCTGGTTTTGGCCCTCGTCACTTGGGTTACATTCTGGGTATTGCGAAAGCGTACTGTACTCGTGTGGGTGCAGGTCCGTTCCCGACAGAACTGTACGATGGTAAAGAGAAGCAAGATCCAGTTGGTAAGCATTTGGGTACTGTTGGCGCTGAATTTGGTGCAACAACGGGTCGTCTGCGTCGTACTGGTTGGTTCGATGCGGTTGCCATGCGTCGTGCTATTCAAATCAACTCAATTACAGGTTTCTGTATGACCAAACTGGACGTCTTAGACGGTCTAGAAGAAATCAAGATCTGTACTGGTTACCAAATGGCTGACGGTTCTGTGCTTGAAGTCTCGCCAATGGCTGCAGATGCGTACGAAAACGTAACGCCTATCTACGAAACCATGCCTGGTTGGTCTGAAAAAACGTTCGGTGCTAAATCTATCGATGCGCTGCCTCAAACTGCGCTTGATTACATCAAACGTATCGAAGAGCTGACTGGTGTTCCGGTTGACATCATCTCTACGGGTCCAGACCGTAACGAAACCATCATCAAAGTACACCCATTCAACGTGTAA